TTCAGGTAGAGGGCGTCGTGGTACGAGCTGAATTAGCCCGCGGCGGCGATGAAGGCACCTTTAGGATCATGATAAACCAACCCTTCTAAAGTGTATTTTTTCGCGCAATTGAGCCTAAAAAAGCTTTTGGCCTATGGTAGGTCTAAAGCACTAGTAATAAGAGCGGTTGAGGGACATACCACTCTTATTATCGTGTTGTCTGTGCTACTCACCTTGAATAGTCACAATCACAGTACGGCTCCCACCGAAATCACGGTGTTCACCTAAGTAAATGCCCTGCCATGTTCCTAAAGCTAATCGACCATTGGTAATCGGGATTGTCACACTATTGCCCAGAAGCGATGCTTTAATGTGAGCAGGCATGTCATCGTCGCCCTCATACGTATGACGATAGTAGGGTGCTCTTTCAGGTACATAACGATTAAAATGCGACTCCATATCCGCACGTACGGTAGGATCAGCATTCTCGTTAAGGGTTAAGCTTGCAGAGGTATGTTGGATAAATAAGTGTAATAAACCAACAGTTGGACAATTAATGTCGTTGATGTGTTGTTCAATTTCATCAGTGATGAGATGAAATCCACGCTTTCGTGCATTGAGGTGAATAGTCTTCTGAAACCACATATAGCATCCTCTATAATGTATTTGGCAAAAAAGCGGTTTAACGCTATCTTTTGAACTTGAATTTATAAGGTTTAGTTCACACTTCTACAGTGTATAACCGAAATCAGCGTCAGTGAGTGGTTCACAAAAACGAACCGTGATTTATCTCAAGGCGCTGATGATTATATACGGCATAATACGTCGTGAAAAAAAATTACATAGAATCTTTCAGTGATGATGAAATCTTTGTCGTCACCGAGTCATAGAGCTTTTGCCTAATCGGGGGTTCTCTTATCACATTAATGATATTGAGAATAAAACCTAAAGTAACATCGGGATAGTTACCATGTTGAAAAATATCAACCCAACGCAAACACAAGCGTGGAAATCTCTAACTGCACACTTTGAATCTGCTCAAGATATGGATCTAAAAGAGCTATTCGCTCAAGATGCAAAGCGTTTTGATGCGTTCTCTACTCGCTTCGGTTCAGACATCTTAGTCGACTACTCTAAGAACCTTATCGATGCAGAAACAATGCAGCACCTATTCGCACTTGCTAATGAGACAGAAGTGAAATCTGCAATCGAAGCAATGTTCAAAGGTGACGCAATCAACCAAACTGAAGGCCGTTCAGTTCTTCACACTGCTCTGCGTAACCGCAGCGACAAGCCAGTAATGGTTGATGGTAAAGATGTAATGCCTGCTGTAAATGCTGTTTTGGCAAAAATGGAACTCTTCACACACCGCATCGTATCGGGTGAGTGGAAAGGTTACACAGGTAAAGAGATCACTGATGTTGTAAACATTGGTATCGGTGGTTCGGATCTAGGTCCATACATGGTGACGGAAGCTCTAACACCATACAAAACCCGTCTAAACATGCACTTCGTTTCAAACGTTGATGGTACTCACATCGTTGAAACACTGAAGAAAGTAAACCCAGAAACAACACTGTTCCTAGTAGCTTCTAAAACGTTTACCACTCAAGAAACAATGACCAATGCACACTCTGCACGTGATTGGTTCCTAGCAGAAGCGGGTGATGAAGCGCATGTTGCTAAGCACTTCGCAGCGCTATCTACTAACGCAACGGCAGTCGCTGAGTTTGGTATCGATACAGACAACATGTTCGAATTCTGGGACTGGGTTGGCGGTCGTTACTCTCTATGGTCTGCAATCGGTCTATCGATCTCACTGTCTGTCGGTTTCGACAACTTTGTTGAGCTTCTTGAAGGTGCTCACGACATGGATAATCACTTTGCTTCAACTGAGTTTGAAAGCAACATTCCAGTTATCCTTGCGCTAATCGGTATTTGGTACAACAACTTCCACGGCGCTGAGTCTGAAGCAATTTTACCTTACGACCAATACATGCACCGTTTTGCTGCGTACTTCCAGCAAGGTAACATGGAATCTAACGGTAAGTTTGTTGACCGTGACGGTAACCCAGTGGAATACCAAACCGGTCCTATCATCTGGGGTGAACCTGGCACAAACGGCCAGCACGCTTTCTACCAGCTGATTCACCAAGGTACTAAACTGATCCCTTCTGACTTCATTGCTCCAGCAATCAGCCACAACCCAGCCTCTGATCACCACCAGAAGCTAATGTCTAACTTCTTTGCTCAAACTGAAGCACTAGCATTCGGTAAGACCAAAGAGACAGTAGAAGCTGAATTCCTAGCAGCAGGTAAAACAGCGGAAGAAGTGGCAGAACTGGTACCATTTAAAGTGTTTGAAGGTAACCGTCCAACAAACTCTATCCTAGTTAAGCAAATCACGCCTCGCACTCTGGGTAACCTAATCGCGATGTACGAGCACAAGATCTTCGTACAAGGTGTTATCTGGAACATCTTCAGCTTTGACCAATGGGGTGTAGAGCTTGGTAAGCAACTCGCGAACCAAATCCTACCTGAGCTTGCAGATGACGCAGAAGTGACATCTCACGATAGCTCAACTAACGGTCTAATCAACGCATTTAAAGCGCTTAAAGCTTAATTGCGTTGAACCGATAGAAAGAAACGTCAGCCTTCGAGCTGGCGTTTTTGTTTTTGTTGAGTAGAGCGATATGATCTGGTCTATCGCAGGTAATAAAAAAGGTTGGCACTGCGCCAACCTTTCTTTCAATTCGCTTTCTCTAAAGTCGAACGTTCGATGCTGTTATTCGAAACAGATCTCGATGAAGGCGTTACCCCATTGAGATGAGAATGGCATAATGATGATCGCACCTTCACACTTGTGACGGATAGTGTGTCCTTTGCCTGATACAACAATCGGTGTTGCCATATCAAAGTCAAAGCCACTTTCAGCAAGGATACGCTTTGCACCACCCGTTACCATGTTCGTGATCTCACCAACCATATCGGTCACTTCTTCGTTTAGACCGTTAGGGCGCTCACCTAGCATGTTCTGCATGATCTCTAGCGCTAGGCCTTCATCAAAGGTGATCGACATTGAACCACGAGATTGTGGGCCCACCATACCGATTAAACCAGAGACATCACCACGAGCGATTTCATCTTTTTTAACTCTAGGTTTCTGTGGCTTCAATTCTAGAGAAGCCATCGTTTTCAGCACATTCATGAGGGAAGCTAAAAACGGGTTTACAAATTCAGCGCGCATAATGTTCTTCTATAATCTTAATCTTTCAGCTCAGTCGAGCAGGCTTGGCAAGTGCCATGAGATTCGATGACGTGATTGGTCAGTCGAAAGCCGTGCTTTTCTGCATTGTTAGCAAGTTGAGCTACTAGGTTATCGTCTTGCAGTTCAATAACGCTGCCACATTTGTCACAGATAAGCAGCTGTGAGAAATGTTTGTGAGCATTACAAGAGCAGCAGCATATAAAGCTGTTTGTTGACTCAACTCGATGAATGAAACCTTGTTCCAACAAAAAGTCTAAAGCGCGATATACAGTAGGTGGTTTGGCCTGAGGTTCACTTTGCTTAAGCTGTTCCAGTAACTCATAAGCACTAGAGGCTTTTTTATTCGCTAAGATAAGCTCAAACACTCGCTTTCTTTGAGGTGTTAGACGAACGCCTCGTGATGCGCATATCCCTTCAACTTGCTCTATTAATGTTTGGTCCAAATTTTTCACCATACAAAGGGACGGTCCTAACTGTTTACTATTTTTGCAGCAAGATCAGTGAGGTGTCCTTAATTTCAATAAAAGTCAGGTACAGAGCGTATTGTGACTTATGGCTTTGAATAAAACAAGGTAACTCAAAATGACTACATGACTCAAGATATAACTGATTATTGACGTCAAAATAGAGGCTCTGTGAATGGGTTGAAATATAAAAGTGTGAGGTAAAGATCATATAGCGTAAACAAGGTATAGCTATTACAATGGCCGACTTCACTTTTGTTGGCTGCGCCAATAAGTAC
The Vibrio pelagius genome window above contains:
- the pgi gene encoding glucose-6-phosphate isomerase, translating into MLKNINPTQTQAWKSLTAHFESAQDMDLKELFAQDAKRFDAFSTRFGSDILVDYSKNLIDAETMQHLFALANETEVKSAIEAMFKGDAINQTEGRSVLHTALRNRSDKPVMVDGKDVMPAVNAVLAKMELFTHRIVSGEWKGYTGKEITDVVNIGIGGSDLGPYMVTEALTPYKTRLNMHFVSNVDGTHIVETLKKVNPETTLFLVASKTFTTQETMTNAHSARDWFLAEAGDEAHVAKHFAALSTNATAVAEFGIDTDNMFEFWDWVGGRYSLWSAIGLSISLSVGFDNFVELLEGAHDMDNHFASTEFESNIPVILALIGIWYNNFHGAESEAILPYDQYMHRFAAYFQQGNMESNGKFVDRDGNPVEYQTGPIIWGEPGTNGQHAFYQLIHQGTKLIPSDFIAPAISHNPASDHHQKLMSNFFAQTEALAFGKTKETVEAEFLAAGKTAEEVAELVPFKVFEGNRPTNSILVKQITPRTLGNLIAMYEHKIFVQGVIWNIFSFDQWGVELGKQLANQILPELADDAEVTSHDSSTNGLINAFKALKA
- the zur gene encoding zinc uptake transcriptional repressor Zur encodes the protein MVKNLDQTLIEQVEGICASRGVRLTPQRKRVFELILANKKASSAYELLEQLKQSEPQAKPPTVYRALDFLLEQGFIHRVESTNSFICCCSCNAHKHFSQLLICDKCGSVIELQDDNLVAQLANNAEKHGFRLTNHVIESHGTCQACSTELKD
- a CDS encoding chemotaxis protein CheX; protein product: MRAEFVNPFLASLMNVLKTMASLELKPQKPRVKKDEIARGDVSGLIGMVGPQSRGSMSITFDEGLALEIMQNMLGERPNGLNEEVTDMVGEITNMVTGGAKRILAESGFDFDMATPIVVSGKGHTIRHKCEGAIIIMPFSSQWGNAFIEICFE
- a CDS encoding secondary thiamine-phosphate synthase enzyme YjbQ — its product is MWFQKTIHLNARKRGFHLITDEIEQHINDINCPTVGLLHLFIQHTSASLTLNENADPTVRADMESHFNRYVPERAPYYRHTYEGDDDMPAHIKASLLGNSVTIPITNGRLALGTWQGIYLGEHRDFGGSRTVIVTIQGE